The Mercurialis annua linkage group LG2, ddMerAnnu1.2, whole genome shotgun sequence genome contains a region encoding:
- the LOC126666730 gene encoding cytochrome P450 726A27-like, which produces MDLQFFSFPLIGSLLLFIFMLFKLYKRSTARNRPPGPNKLPIIGNMHQLYGYPPHRRMRDLAKENGDIMSLKLGQVSNIVISSPEAAKEVMKTHDIAFSQRAFLLTASIITYNFTDIAFAPYSDYWRQLKKICILELTSAKRVQSFRPIREEEVQNLIGTISSFSGKSFNFSKELFPLTYSIAARSSFGKKCKDQDEFIALVSEITKMAAGFNIADFFPSFKFIYVMSGMRSKLLKLRESVDKIFENIIDSHRAKRKTGGDSDDDDDLVDVLLRLQANGELEFQLTTDNIKAVILDVFIAGSETSSTTVEWAMSEMLKNPEVMKKAQDEVRSVVGEKGNVDETDLDKLSYLKLVIKETFRVHPPTPLRYRECREKCEINGYEIPAKTRVIVNAWAIGRDPNHWTEAEKFTPERFLDSAIDFKGNHFEFIPFGAGRRMCPGIMFGIANIELPLAQFLYHFDWKLGDGSNSETLDMADGFGATVRRKHDLHLIAIPHRN; this is translated from the exons ATGGATCTTCAATTCTTCTCCTTTCCTTTAATCGGCTCCTTACTTTTATTCATCTTTATGCTCTTCAAATTATACAAAAGATCCACCGCAAGAAATCGACCTCCAGGGCCGAATAAGCTTCCTATCATTGGAAACATGCACCAGCTTTACGGTTATCCACCGCATCGTCGCATGCGAGATTTGGCCAAAGAAAATGGAGACATTATGAGTCTTAAGCTTGGTCAAGTTTCTAATATTGTCATTTCATCGCCCGAAGCTGCGAAAGAAGTGATGAAAACTCATGATATCGCCTTTTCTCAGCGGGCATTTCTGCTAACGGCTAGTATTATAACGTATAACTTTACAGACATCGCATTTGCTCCGTATTCAGATTACTGGAGACAGCTTAAGAAAATTTGCATACTCGAATTGACAAGCGCGAAACGTGTTCAGTCTTTCAGACCGATCAGGGAGGAAGAAGTGCAAAATTTGATTGGTACCATTTCGTCCTTTTCGGGGAAGTCATTCAACTTTAGTAAAGAGTTGTTTCCTTTAACCTACAGCATTGCTGCTCGATCTTCTTTTGGTAAGAAATGCAAGGATCAAGACGAATTTATTGCACTTGTTTCCGAAATCACGAAAATGGCAGCAGGATTTAACATAGCGGATTTTTTTCCGTCGTTTAAGTTTATATATGTGATGAGCGGGATGAGATCTAAACTCTTGAAGCTGAGGGAGTCGGTGGACAAGATTTTTGAAAACATCATTGATAGTCACAGAGCTAAGAGGAAAACCGGCGGAGAttctgatgatgatgatgatcttGTCGATGTTCTTTTGAGACTCCAGGCGAACGGGGAACTTGAATTTCAATTGACTACAGATAACATCAAAGCTGTGATCCTG GACGTTTTCATAGCAGGCAGTGAGACATCATCAACCACAGTAGAATGGGCAATGTCTGAAATGCTGAAAAATCCCGAAGTAATGAAGAAAGCACAAGATGAGGTAAGGAGTGTCGTCGGTGAGAAAGGAAATGTTGATGAAACAGATCTTGATAAATTGAGCTATTTAAAATTAGTGATCAAAGAAACTTTTCGAGTACATCCTCCTACTCCATTACGCTACAGAGAATGCAGAGAAAAATGTGAAATCAACGGATATGAAATACCAGCTAAAACCAGAGTTATCGTAAATGCATGGGCGATCGGAAGAGATCCAAATCACTGGACAGAAGCAGAGAAGTTTACTCCAGAAAGATTTCTCGACAGTGCCATTGATTTCAAAGGAAATCACTTTGAATTTATACCATTTGGTGCTGGAAGAAGGATGTGTCCTGGAATTATGTTCGGTATTGCTAATATTGAGCTTCCGCTCGCACAATTTCTTTACCATTTTGATTGGAAGCTTGGTGATGGATCGAACTCAGAAACTCTTGATATGGCTGATGGTTTTGGTGCTACTGTTAGAAGGAAGCATGACCTACACTTGATTGCTATTCCTCACCGTAAttaa